The Mucilaginibacter yixingensis genome window below encodes:
- a CDS encoding bifunctional helix-turn-helix transcriptional regulator/GNAT family N-acetyltransferase — protein sequence MDFFDRTGKMAIGSRLRLLTENVTNNAAEINKLYSNGLQPKWFPVFYELSDGKGKTITAIAREIGHSHPSVSTIVSEMTKNGIITEKKDEADGRRNLVSLSPQGMAIAQNIQVQYTDVNNAIEELLAQTRHNLWKAIEEWEFLLEQKSLLKRVQDQKKRREEQKVEIIDYRPEYKADFASLNEEWISRYFKIEEADRKALHHPQENIIDKGGYIFMAMYDNKIAGTCALVKIDDTEYDYELAKMAVAPWAQGKSIGYLLGKAALDKAKASGAKGVYLESNTILKPAISLYHKLGFEKIVGHQTPYERCNIQMGLSFKA from the coding sequence ATGGATTTCTTTGATAGAACAGGTAAGATGGCTATAGGCAGCAGACTGCGTTTGTTAACTGAAAACGTGACCAATAACGCAGCTGAGATCAACAAACTTTATAGCAATGGATTACAACCAAAATGGTTCCCGGTGTTTTACGAACTATCTGATGGCAAAGGCAAAACCATTACGGCTATTGCACGAGAAATTGGCCACTCACATCCGTCGGTAAGCACTATTGTGAGTGAAATGACCAAAAACGGCATTATTACAGAAAAGAAAGATGAAGCCGATGGTCGCCGCAATCTGGTGTCATTATCTCCACAAGGAATGGCGATTGCGCAGAACATACAGGTGCAGTATACTGATGTAAACAATGCCATTGAAGAGCTACTGGCCCAAACCCGACATAACTTATGGAAGGCCATTGAAGAATGGGAGTTTCTGCTGGAACAAAAAAGCTTACTTAAACGCGTACAGGATCAGAAAAAGAGACGTGAGGAACAGAAGGTAGAGATCATTGACTATCGCCCGGAGTATAAGGCTGATTTTGCGAGTCTTAATGAAGAATGGATCTCTCGGTATTTTAAAATTGAAGAGGCCGACCGAAAAGCGCTCCATCATCCGCAGGAAAACATTATAGATAAAGGCGGCTATATTTTTATGGCGATGTATGACAATAAAATAGCCGGCACCTGCGCCCTCGTTAAAATTGACGATACCGAATACGATTATGAACTGGCTAAAATGGCCGTCGCGCCATGGGCCCAAGGTAAAAGCATTGGTTATCTATTGGGCAAAGCAGCGTTAGACAAGGCAAAAGCATCAGGTGCTAAAGGTGTTTATCTCGAAAGCAATACCATCCTCAAGCCGGCTATAAGTCTGTATCATAAACTAGGGTTTGAAAAAATTGTGGGTCACCAAACACCTTATGAGCGATGTAATATACAAATGGGCTTAAGCTTTAAAGCTTAA
- a CDS encoding transcriptional regulator: METIIIEKDIPVMCVTATSFPDGVMAAHQQLHQKVPFAPERRYFALSRPENGGGIVYHAAVEELNESEAGQYQLEKMTIKNGSYISSELHNYMDNTPAIGQTFQQLIAQPGIDPEGYCVEQYLSDKDMLLMVRLED, from the coding sequence ATGGAAACCATCATTATAGAAAAAGACATTCCGGTAATGTGCGTTACAGCCACATCATTTCCAGATGGGGTGATGGCAGCACATCAGCAGCTGCACCAAAAAGTACCGTTTGCACCGGAACGCCGATATTTTGCACTCTCTCGTCCTGAAAATGGCGGTGGCATTGTATATCACGCAGCCGTTGAAGAGCTGAATGAAAGCGAAGCCGGACAGTATCAGCTTGAAAAAATGACCATCAAAAACGGCAGCTACATTAGTTCAGAATTGCACAATTACATGGACAACACGCCGGCCATTGGCCAAACTTTTCAGCAATTGATTGCTCAGCCCGGCATCGATCCGGAAGGCTATTGCGTAGAACAATACCTCAGTGATAAAGACATGCTGTTGATGGTACGGCTTGAAGATTAA
- a CDS encoding MFS transporter, translating into MQEKNNKRTIWAWCMFDWANQSYNMVITSTIFPSYYVGITRNKANGDTVSFFGHRFVNTVLSNYILALSYLVVVALLPILTSIADYRGNKRLYLQLFTWLGSLSCAGLFMLQQGKPLEFPMICFGLASIGYCGGFVFYNSYLPQIATVDQQDAVSAKGFIYGYVGSIVVQLICFVFVLFYDKIGITQDRACQISFLVVFVWWIGFSFIAFRRLPKGWPNAGAHNYNVLTGGFKELAKVFGKIRQMPLLKRFLSAFFFYSVGVQTIMLVAANFAAKELHMPDEHLIVIILIIQVVAVGGAVVASKSSEKFGNTTTLVWLVTVWTVLCACVSFITTEAQFFVAAAVVGVVMGGVQSLSRSTYSKYLPPNIPDTASFFSFYDVTEKLSIVVGLFCFGYVESRTHQMRVAALTLDGFFALGLILLVALLVKEVKKKRNTVEAVA; encoded by the coding sequence ATGCAAGAGAAAAACAATAAGCGCACCATCTGGGCCTGGTGTATGTTTGATTGGGCCAACCAATCATATAACATGGTAATTACGTCTACCATCTTTCCATCCTATTATGTTGGCATAACACGCAATAAAGCCAATGGCGATACGGTGTCTTTTTTTGGGCATCGCTTTGTTAATACGGTGTTGTCAAACTATATTCTGGCACTCTCTTACCTGGTGGTGGTGGCCTTGCTGCCCATTCTTACCTCTATTGCAGATTACCGGGGAAATAAACGCCTTTACCTGCAATTGTTTACCTGGCTGGGCAGCCTTTCTTGCGCCGGTTTATTTATGTTGCAACAAGGCAAGCCACTGGAGTTTCCGATGATCTGTTTCGGACTTGCCTCCATTGGTTATTGCGGAGGCTTTGTGTTTTATAACTCTTACCTGCCGCAAATAGCCACGGTAGACCAGCAGGATGCTGTAAGCGCCAAAGGATTTATTTATGGCTATGTGGGCAGTATTGTGGTGCAGTTGATCTGCTTTGTATTTGTGTTGTTTTATGATAAGATAGGCATCACGCAGGATAGGGCCTGCCAGATCTCGTTCCTGGTGGTGTTTGTGTGGTGGATTGGCTTTAGCTTTATTGCGTTTAGGAGATTACCAAAAGGCTGGCCAAATGCCGGTGCGCATAATTATAATGTATTGACGGGCGGCTTTAAAGAGTTAGCCAAAGTGTTTGGTAAGATCAGACAGATGCCTTTGTTGAAACGGTTCCTGTCGGCCTTCTTTTTTTACTCGGTGGGTGTGCAAACCATTATGCTGGTGGCCGCCAACTTTGCTGCTAAAGAACTGCACATGCCGGATGAGCATCTGATTGTGATTATCCTGATTATCCAGGTAGTGGCCGTGGGTGGGGCCGTAGTGGCTTCAAAATCGTCTGAGAAATTTGGCAATACCACCACGCTGGTGTGGCTGGTTACCGTGTGGACAGTGCTGTGCGCCTGTGTATCATTTATCACTACCGAGGCGCAGTTCTTTGTGGCCGCCGCCGTGGTAGGCGTGGTAATGGGCGGTGTGCAATCGCTTTCGAGGTCAACCTATTCAAAATATTTGCCGCCTAATATTCCAGATACGGCATCGTTCTTCAGTTTTTATGATGTGACCGAGAAACTGTCTATCGTAGTAGGGCTGTTCTGTTTTGGTTATGTAGAATCGCGCACGCACCAGATGCGGGTAGCGGCCTTGACACTCGACGGTTTCTTTGCGCTGGGATTGATCTTGCTGGTAGCCCTGCTGGTTAAAGAGGTAAAGAAAAAACGGAACACGGTTGAGGCAGTGGCTTAA
- a CDS encoding alpha-ketoglutarate-dependent dioxygenase AlkB, with the protein MANQLSFFTDAGQSAGLPKELLEYIPAVFSGQESALYLQRFIDTIPWEQTPIMMYGKPMLTPRLTAWFGDTGKSYAYTGNRFNPYPWTDDLIAIKKRLEPLAGVVYNSVLLNYYRDGNDSVAWHADDEQELGPQPHIASVSFGQVRRFDIRNKADHQQKYAIKLENGSLLLMKGSLQHEWEHRIPKSTTPMGARINLTFRVIK; encoded by the coding sequence ATGGCAAACCAACTGAGCTTTTTTACAGATGCCGGGCAGAGTGCTGGTTTACCCAAAGAACTACTGGAATACATCCCGGCGGTTTTTAGCGGGCAGGAGAGTGCTTTGTATCTGCAAAGATTTATAGATACCATCCCCTGGGAACAAACGCCTATTATGATGTATGGTAAACCCATGCTTACGCCGCGTTTAACCGCCTGGTTTGGCGATACCGGTAAAAGTTATGCTTATACCGGTAATCGATTCAATCCCTATCCCTGGACTGACGATTTGATCGCCATCAAAAAACGGCTTGAGCCGCTGGCCGGCGTAGTATATAATAGTGTGCTGCTCAACTATTACCGGGATGGTAACGACTCGGTAGCCTGGCATGCTGATGACGAGCAGGAACTGGGCCCGCAGCCACATATTGCGTCAGTAAGCTTTGGCCAGGTGCGGCGGTTTGATATTAGGAACAAGGCAGATCATCAGCAGAAATATGCCATCAAACTAGAAAACGGCTCGCTGCTATTGATGAAAGGCAGCCTGCAGCACGAGTGGGAGCACCGCATTCCCAAATCAACCACACCTATGGGCGCAAGGATAAACCTTACCTTCAGGGTGATTAAGTAA